The Euphorbia lathyris chromosome 3, ddEupLath1.1, whole genome shotgun sequence genome contains a region encoding:
- the LOC136224776 gene encoding nuclear transcription factor Y subunit A-3-like, protein MGVPQQHFNATKKLTFQFQDQDSSSSQSTGQSYPEVASIGEGFNETHENSEACHTKMTSPMGTQDFIFPSQVDFGQSTACVPIHFSEPYFGGVLAAYGPQAMIPHPQMFGVTSPRVPLPLEFTQDEPIFVNAKQYHAILRRRRYRAKLEAQNKLIKARKPYLHESRHLHALRRARGSGGRFLNAKKLEDTDASPRNHGQQYSESEVRQPEKHRDGGSATCSDITSGSNSDMFQQPEFKFSGYPSSHALAAMQGRSAGMCGGTGHHRVSVL, encoded by the exons ATGGGGGTTCCGCAGCAGCATTTTAATGCCACCAAGAAACTGACTTTTCAGTTTCAGGATCAGGACTCGTCTTCATCTCAGTCGACTGGTCAATCTTACCCCGAAGTAGCTAGCATCGGAGAAG GATTTAATGAGACTCACGAGAATTCTGAGGCGTGCCACACTAAAATGACATCACCCATGGGAACTCAGGATTTTATCTTTCCTTCACAAGTTGACTTTGGCCAATCGACT GCTTGTGTTCCGATTCACTTTTCTGAACCATACTTCGGTGGTGTATTGGCTGCTTATGGGCCACAGGCAATG ATTCCGCATCCTCAGATGTTCGGAGTTACCTCTCCTCGAGTTCCACTTCCGCTTGAATTTACCCAAGATGAGCCGATCTTTGTTAATGCAAAACAATACCATGCTATTCTCAGGAGGAGACGTTACCGCGCAAAACTTGAGGCTCAGAACAAGCTCATCAAGGCTCGTAAG CCTTATCTTCACGAGTCTCGGCATCTTCATGCTCTGAGAAGGGCTAGGGGCTCCGGTGGACGCTTTCTCAATGCCAAAAAGCTCGAGGATACCGATGCATCTCCTAGAAACCATGGCCAGCAATATTCAGAATCGGAAGTCCGTCAGCCTGAAAAGCATAGAGACGGTGGTTCCGCTACTTGCTCAGATATCACAAGTGGATCAAACAGTGACATGTTTCAGCAGCCAGAGTTCAAATTCTCTGGATACCCGTCATCTCACGCTCTTGCAGCGATGCAAGGGCGCTCAGCTGGTATGTGTGGCGGCACTGGCCACCACCGAGTTTCTGTCCTGTGA
- the LOC136222988 gene encoding polyadenylate-binding protein-interacting protein 3-like isoform X1 → MSLQQAAQSKSYNNGFGRRRAEKDGGTRLDNKLQSGKPNLNRSGSSSAVVGGKVGVHESPARDRLIYLSACLIGQTVEVHLKNGSILSGIFHTTNIEKEFAISLEMARTIKDVSFRGQRTELSKAPTKFMIVPGKDIVQVLAKDVCVTADGIANEVQHEKQQEILIDSYISQTRNSEVERELAPWVPDEDDPQCPELENIFDGQWNRGWDQFETNATLFGVKSTFDEELYTTKLEKGPQMRELEKQALRIAKEIEGEDTKDLHLAEERGIHLDETFDIDEETRFSSVYRGIPVDDSGYDETEDIMLDSRNSETFGDAPMGDQVLSTSYVDETHCSQSSAIADFDRSGSYEQARQLASELPPKNLFTSDSKSRIQEKLYNEQEANEDIKGCVNEQTVEDAQLRTCEDSWSSSDIKKDGSDKGRLSPDATAYAPSSNVSLSSHEKTSSSAELSEGAPSGKGEVQSVNLRGRPGSSTSSASDCIGVPSVANGRGLSPSSSVGSLSSEKSTLNPHAKEFKLNPNAKSFTPIQTPVRPPSPVSDGSFYVPPNVPALPHLHGMQMGYGIGPSFTGHQPVIFNSQVASMQTQQAYFHPGGPQYGQQVLVSHPRQVMYYPPEMQYKGREF, encoded by the exons ATGAGTCTGCAACAGGCTGCGCAGTCCAAATCTTATAACAATGGATTTGGTCGCCGAAGAGCTGAAAAAGATGGAGGGACAAGATTGGACAATAAGCTGCAATCTGGAAAACCAAATCTGAACAGATCTGGCAGCTCCA GTGCAGTGGTTGGTGGCAAAGTGGGAGTTCATGAGAGTCCTGCACGCGATCGGTTGATATACTTATCAGCATGTCTCATTGGGCAGACCGTGGAAGTCCATCTAAAAAATGGATCCATACTCTCGGGCATATTTCACACAACAAATATTGAAAAGGAATTTG CAATTTCTCTGGAAATGGCTCGGACGATAAAGGATGTTTCTTTTCGTGGCCAGAGAACAGAACTTAGCAAGGCTCCTACAAAATTTATGATTGTTCCTGGCAAAGACATTGTTCAAGTGTTAGCAAAG GATGTGTGTGTTACTGCGGATGGGATTGCCAATGAAGTCCAACATGAAAAGCAGCAAGAGATTTTGATAGATTCATATATATCCCAAACCCGTAATTCTGAAGTGGAGAGAGAGCTAGCACCTTGGGTCCCTGATGAAGATGACCCACAATGCCCTGAATTAGAGAATATATTCGATGGGCAGTGGAATAG GGGTTGGGATCAATTTGAAACAAATGCAACATTATTTGGAGTTAAAAGCACCTTTGACGAGGAGCTTTACACTACGAAGCTGGAGAAGGGTCCTCaaatgagagagttagagaaGCAAGCTTTGAGAATAGCTAAAGAAATTGAGGGCGAGGACACAAAGGACCTTCATTTAGCAGAA GAAAGAGGAATCCACCTAGATGAAACTTTTGATATTGATGAAGAAACAAGATTCTCATCTGTTTACAGAGGTATACCGGTTGATGATAGTGGATATGACGAAACTGAGGACATAATGTTGGATTCACGCAATAGTGAAACCTTTGGAGATGCACCTATGGGAGATCAAGTTCTGTCAACTTCTTATGTG GATGAGACACACTGTTCTCAGTCAAGTGCAATTGCTGATTTTGATCGGTCAGGTTCTTATGAACAAGCTAGACAATTGGCATCTGAACTTCCTCCTAAAAATCTGTTCACTTCAGACAGCAAAAGCAG GATCCAAGAGAAACTTTATAATGAACAAGAAGCAAATGAAGACATCAAGGGATGTGTCAATGAGCAAACT GTTGAGGATGCTCAATTGCGAACTTGCGAGG ATTCTTGGTCATCATCAGATATCAAGAAAGATGGCTCTGATAAAGGGAGACTATCTCCTGATGCGACGGCCTATGCTCCTTCATCCAATGTTTCATTAAGCAGTCATGAAAAGACTAGTTCTTCTGCTGAACTGTCAGAAGGTGCACCATCTGGCAAAGGAGAGGTGCAGTCTGTAAATTTACGTGGCCGCCCTGGCAGTTCGACTTCATCAGCTTCTGATTGTATAGGTGTGCCCTCAGTTGCCAATGGTCGCGGTTTATCACCAAGCTCGTCAGTGGGTTCATTATCTTCAGAGAAATCAACTTTGAACCCCCATGCTAAG GAATTCAAACTAAATCCCAACGCCAAGAGCTTCACACCTATTCAAACACCTGTTAGGCCACCATCTCCAGTCTCTGATGGTTCCTTCTATGTTCCACCTAATGTTCCTGCTTTACCGCATTTGCATGGAATGCAAATGGGATATGGG attggacCCTCATTTACTGGTCACCAGCCTGTTATATTTAATTCACAGGTTGCATCAATGCAAACTCAACAAGCATATTTTCATCCAGGTGGACCTCAG TATGGACAGCAGGTGCTCGTCAGCCACCCTAGGCAAGTCATGTACTACCCACCT GAAATGCAGTATAAAGGACGAGAATTTTAG
- the LOC136222988 gene encoding polyadenylate-binding protein-interacting protein 3-like isoform X2 — MSLQQAAQSKSYNNGFGRRRAEKDGGTRLDNKLQSGKPNLNRSGSSMVGGKVGVHESPARDRLIYLSACLIGQTVEVHLKNGSILSGIFHTTNIEKEFAISLEMARTIKDVSFRGQRTELSKAPTKFMIVPGKDIVQVLAKDVCVTADGIANEVQHEKQQEILIDSYISQTRNSEVERELAPWVPDEDDPQCPELENIFDGQWNRGWDQFETNATLFGVKSTFDEELYTTKLEKGPQMRELEKQALRIAKEIEGEDTKDLHLAEERGIHLDETFDIDEETRFSSVYRGIPVDDSGYDETEDIMLDSRNSETFGDAPMGDQVLSTSYVDETHCSQSSAIADFDRSGSYEQARQLASELPPKNLFTSDSKSRIQEKLYNEQEANEDIKGCVNEQTVEDAQLRTCEDSWSSSDIKKDGSDKGRLSPDATAYAPSSNVSLSSHEKTSSSAELSEGAPSGKGEVQSVNLRGRPGSSTSSASDCIGVPSVANGRGLSPSSSVGSLSSEKSTLNPHAKEFKLNPNAKSFTPIQTPVRPPSPVSDGSFYVPPNVPALPHLHGMQMGYGIGPSFTGHQPVIFNSQVASMQTQQAYFHPGGPQYGQQVLVSHPRQVMYYPPEMQYKGREF, encoded by the exons ATGAGTCTGCAACAGGCTGCGCAGTCCAAATCTTATAACAATGGATTTGGTCGCCGAAGAGCTGAAAAAGATGGAGGGACAAGATTGGACAATAAGCTGCAATCTGGAAAACCAAATCTGAACAGATCTGGCAGCTCCA TGGTTGGTGGCAAAGTGGGAGTTCATGAGAGTCCTGCACGCGATCGGTTGATATACTTATCAGCATGTCTCATTGGGCAGACCGTGGAAGTCCATCTAAAAAATGGATCCATACTCTCGGGCATATTTCACACAACAAATATTGAAAAGGAATTTG CAATTTCTCTGGAAATGGCTCGGACGATAAAGGATGTTTCTTTTCGTGGCCAGAGAACAGAACTTAGCAAGGCTCCTACAAAATTTATGATTGTTCCTGGCAAAGACATTGTTCAAGTGTTAGCAAAG GATGTGTGTGTTACTGCGGATGGGATTGCCAATGAAGTCCAACATGAAAAGCAGCAAGAGATTTTGATAGATTCATATATATCCCAAACCCGTAATTCTGAAGTGGAGAGAGAGCTAGCACCTTGGGTCCCTGATGAAGATGACCCACAATGCCCTGAATTAGAGAATATATTCGATGGGCAGTGGAATAG GGGTTGGGATCAATTTGAAACAAATGCAACATTATTTGGAGTTAAAAGCACCTTTGACGAGGAGCTTTACACTACGAAGCTGGAGAAGGGTCCTCaaatgagagagttagagaaGCAAGCTTTGAGAATAGCTAAAGAAATTGAGGGCGAGGACACAAAGGACCTTCATTTAGCAGAA GAAAGAGGAATCCACCTAGATGAAACTTTTGATATTGATGAAGAAACAAGATTCTCATCTGTTTACAGAGGTATACCGGTTGATGATAGTGGATATGACGAAACTGAGGACATAATGTTGGATTCACGCAATAGTGAAACCTTTGGAGATGCACCTATGGGAGATCAAGTTCTGTCAACTTCTTATGTG GATGAGACACACTGTTCTCAGTCAAGTGCAATTGCTGATTTTGATCGGTCAGGTTCTTATGAACAAGCTAGACAATTGGCATCTGAACTTCCTCCTAAAAATCTGTTCACTTCAGACAGCAAAAGCAG GATCCAAGAGAAACTTTATAATGAACAAGAAGCAAATGAAGACATCAAGGGATGTGTCAATGAGCAAACT GTTGAGGATGCTCAATTGCGAACTTGCGAGG ATTCTTGGTCATCATCAGATATCAAGAAAGATGGCTCTGATAAAGGGAGACTATCTCCTGATGCGACGGCCTATGCTCCTTCATCCAATGTTTCATTAAGCAGTCATGAAAAGACTAGTTCTTCTGCTGAACTGTCAGAAGGTGCACCATCTGGCAAAGGAGAGGTGCAGTCTGTAAATTTACGTGGCCGCCCTGGCAGTTCGACTTCATCAGCTTCTGATTGTATAGGTGTGCCCTCAGTTGCCAATGGTCGCGGTTTATCACCAAGCTCGTCAGTGGGTTCATTATCTTCAGAGAAATCAACTTTGAACCCCCATGCTAAG GAATTCAAACTAAATCCCAACGCCAAGAGCTTCACACCTATTCAAACACCTGTTAGGCCACCATCTCCAGTCTCTGATGGTTCCTTCTATGTTCCACCTAATGTTCCTGCTTTACCGCATTTGCATGGAATGCAAATGGGATATGGG attggacCCTCATTTACTGGTCACCAGCCTGTTATATTTAATTCACAGGTTGCATCAATGCAAACTCAACAAGCATATTTTCATCCAGGTGGACCTCAG TATGGACAGCAGGTGCTCGTCAGCCACCCTAGGCAAGTCATGTACTACCCACCT GAAATGCAGTATAAAGGACGAGAATTTTAG
- the LOC136222988 gene encoding polyadenylate-binding protein-interacting protein 3-like isoform X5, translating to MDLGAVVGGKVGVHESPARDRLIYLSACLIGQTVEVHLKNGSILSGIFHTTNIEKEFAISLEMARTIKDVSFRGQRTELSKAPTKFMIVPGKDIVQVLAKDVCVTADGIANEVQHEKQQEILIDSYISQTRNSEVERELAPWVPDEDDPQCPELENIFDGQWNRGWDQFETNATLFGVKSTFDEELYTTKLEKGPQMRELEKQALRIAKEIEGEDTKDLHLAEERGIHLDETFDIDEETRFSSVYRGIPVDDSGYDETEDIMLDSRNSETFGDAPMGDQVLSTSYVDETHCSQSSAIADFDRSGSYEQARQLASELPPKNLFTSDSKSRIQEKLYNEQEANEDIKGCVNEQTVEDAQLRTCEDSWSSSDIKKDGSDKGRLSPDATAYAPSSNVSLSSHEKTSSSAELSEGAPSGKGEVQSVNLRGRPGSSTSSASDCIGVPSVANGRGLSPSSSVGSLSSEKSTLNPHAKEFKLNPNAKSFTPIQTPVRPPSPVSDGSFYVPPNVPALPHLHGMQMGYGIGPSFTGHQPVIFNSQVASMQTQQAYFHPGGPQYGQQVLVSHPRQVMYYPPEMQYKGREF from the exons ATGGATTTAGGTGCAGTGGTTGGTGGCAAAGTGGGAGTTCATGAGAGTCCTGCACGCGATCGGTTGATATACTTATCAGCATGTCTCATTGGGCAGACCGTGGAAGTCCATCTAAAAAATGGATCCATACTCTCGGGCATATTTCACACAACAAATATTGAAAAGGAATTTG CAATTTCTCTGGAAATGGCTCGGACGATAAAGGATGTTTCTTTTCGTGGCCAGAGAACAGAACTTAGCAAGGCTCCTACAAAATTTATGATTGTTCCTGGCAAAGACATTGTTCAAGTGTTAGCAAAG GATGTGTGTGTTACTGCGGATGGGATTGCCAATGAAGTCCAACATGAAAAGCAGCAAGAGATTTTGATAGATTCATATATATCCCAAACCCGTAATTCTGAAGTGGAGAGAGAGCTAGCACCTTGGGTCCCTGATGAAGATGACCCACAATGCCCTGAATTAGAGAATATATTCGATGGGCAGTGGAATAG GGGTTGGGATCAATTTGAAACAAATGCAACATTATTTGGAGTTAAAAGCACCTTTGACGAGGAGCTTTACACTACGAAGCTGGAGAAGGGTCCTCaaatgagagagttagagaaGCAAGCTTTGAGAATAGCTAAAGAAATTGAGGGCGAGGACACAAAGGACCTTCATTTAGCAGAA GAAAGAGGAATCCACCTAGATGAAACTTTTGATATTGATGAAGAAACAAGATTCTCATCTGTTTACAGAGGTATACCGGTTGATGATAGTGGATATGACGAAACTGAGGACATAATGTTGGATTCACGCAATAGTGAAACCTTTGGAGATGCACCTATGGGAGATCAAGTTCTGTCAACTTCTTATGTG GATGAGACACACTGTTCTCAGTCAAGTGCAATTGCTGATTTTGATCGGTCAGGTTCTTATGAACAAGCTAGACAATTGGCATCTGAACTTCCTCCTAAAAATCTGTTCACTTCAGACAGCAAAAGCAG GATCCAAGAGAAACTTTATAATGAACAAGAAGCAAATGAAGACATCAAGGGATGTGTCAATGAGCAAACT GTTGAGGATGCTCAATTGCGAACTTGCGAGG ATTCTTGGTCATCATCAGATATCAAGAAAGATGGCTCTGATAAAGGGAGACTATCTCCTGATGCGACGGCCTATGCTCCTTCATCCAATGTTTCATTAAGCAGTCATGAAAAGACTAGTTCTTCTGCTGAACTGTCAGAAGGTGCACCATCTGGCAAAGGAGAGGTGCAGTCTGTAAATTTACGTGGCCGCCCTGGCAGTTCGACTTCATCAGCTTCTGATTGTATAGGTGTGCCCTCAGTTGCCAATGGTCGCGGTTTATCACCAAGCTCGTCAGTGGGTTCATTATCTTCAGAGAAATCAACTTTGAACCCCCATGCTAAG GAATTCAAACTAAATCCCAACGCCAAGAGCTTCACACCTATTCAAACACCTGTTAGGCCACCATCTCCAGTCTCTGATGGTTCCTTCTATGTTCCACCTAATGTTCCTGCTTTACCGCATTTGCATGGAATGCAAATGGGATATGGG attggacCCTCATTTACTGGTCACCAGCCTGTTATATTTAATTCACAGGTTGCATCAATGCAAACTCAACAAGCATATTTTCATCCAGGTGGACCTCAG TATGGACAGCAGGTGCTCGTCAGCCACCCTAGGCAAGTCATGTACTACCCACCT GAAATGCAGTATAAAGGACGAGAATTTTAG
- the LOC136222988 gene encoding polyadenylate-binding protein-interacting protein 3-like isoform X4 — protein sequence MMDLGAVVGGKVGVHESPARDRLIYLSACLIGQTVEVHLKNGSILSGIFHTTNIEKEFAISLEMARTIKDVSFRGQRTELSKAPTKFMIVPGKDIVQVLAKDVCVTADGIANEVQHEKQQEILIDSYISQTRNSEVERELAPWVPDEDDPQCPELENIFDGQWNRGWDQFETNATLFGVKSTFDEELYTTKLEKGPQMRELEKQALRIAKEIEGEDTKDLHLAEERGIHLDETFDIDEETRFSSVYRGIPVDDSGYDETEDIMLDSRNSETFGDAPMGDQVLSTSYVDETHCSQSSAIADFDRSGSYEQARQLASELPPKNLFTSDSKSRIQEKLYNEQEANEDIKGCVNEQTVEDAQLRTCEDSWSSSDIKKDGSDKGRLSPDATAYAPSSNVSLSSHEKTSSSAELSEGAPSGKGEVQSVNLRGRPGSSTSSASDCIGVPSVANGRGLSPSSSVGSLSSEKSTLNPHAKEFKLNPNAKSFTPIQTPVRPPSPVSDGSFYVPPNVPALPHLHGMQMGYGIGPSFTGHQPVIFNSQVASMQTQQAYFHPGGPQYGQQVLVSHPRQVMYYPPEMQYKGREF from the exons AT GATGGATTTAGGTGCAGTGGTTGGTGGCAAAGTGGGAGTTCATGAGAGTCCTGCACGCGATCGGTTGATATACTTATCAGCATGTCTCATTGGGCAGACCGTGGAAGTCCATCTAAAAAATGGATCCATACTCTCGGGCATATTTCACACAACAAATATTGAAAAGGAATTTG CAATTTCTCTGGAAATGGCTCGGACGATAAAGGATGTTTCTTTTCGTGGCCAGAGAACAGAACTTAGCAAGGCTCCTACAAAATTTATGATTGTTCCTGGCAAAGACATTGTTCAAGTGTTAGCAAAG GATGTGTGTGTTACTGCGGATGGGATTGCCAATGAAGTCCAACATGAAAAGCAGCAAGAGATTTTGATAGATTCATATATATCCCAAACCCGTAATTCTGAAGTGGAGAGAGAGCTAGCACCTTGGGTCCCTGATGAAGATGACCCACAATGCCCTGAATTAGAGAATATATTCGATGGGCAGTGGAATAG GGGTTGGGATCAATTTGAAACAAATGCAACATTATTTGGAGTTAAAAGCACCTTTGACGAGGAGCTTTACACTACGAAGCTGGAGAAGGGTCCTCaaatgagagagttagagaaGCAAGCTTTGAGAATAGCTAAAGAAATTGAGGGCGAGGACACAAAGGACCTTCATTTAGCAGAA GAAAGAGGAATCCACCTAGATGAAACTTTTGATATTGATGAAGAAACAAGATTCTCATCTGTTTACAGAGGTATACCGGTTGATGATAGTGGATATGACGAAACTGAGGACATAATGTTGGATTCACGCAATAGTGAAACCTTTGGAGATGCACCTATGGGAGATCAAGTTCTGTCAACTTCTTATGTG GATGAGACACACTGTTCTCAGTCAAGTGCAATTGCTGATTTTGATCGGTCAGGTTCTTATGAACAAGCTAGACAATTGGCATCTGAACTTCCTCCTAAAAATCTGTTCACTTCAGACAGCAAAAGCAG GATCCAAGAGAAACTTTATAATGAACAAGAAGCAAATGAAGACATCAAGGGATGTGTCAATGAGCAAACT GTTGAGGATGCTCAATTGCGAACTTGCGAGG ATTCTTGGTCATCATCAGATATCAAGAAAGATGGCTCTGATAAAGGGAGACTATCTCCTGATGCGACGGCCTATGCTCCTTCATCCAATGTTTCATTAAGCAGTCATGAAAAGACTAGTTCTTCTGCTGAACTGTCAGAAGGTGCACCATCTGGCAAAGGAGAGGTGCAGTCTGTAAATTTACGTGGCCGCCCTGGCAGTTCGACTTCATCAGCTTCTGATTGTATAGGTGTGCCCTCAGTTGCCAATGGTCGCGGTTTATCACCAAGCTCGTCAGTGGGTTCATTATCTTCAGAGAAATCAACTTTGAACCCCCATGCTAAG GAATTCAAACTAAATCCCAACGCCAAGAGCTTCACACCTATTCAAACACCTGTTAGGCCACCATCTCCAGTCTCTGATGGTTCCTTCTATGTTCCACCTAATGTTCCTGCTTTACCGCATTTGCATGGAATGCAAATGGGATATGGG attggacCCTCATTTACTGGTCACCAGCCTGTTATATTTAATTCACAGGTTGCATCAATGCAAACTCAACAAGCATATTTTCATCCAGGTGGACCTCAG TATGGACAGCAGGTGCTCGTCAGCCACCCTAGGCAAGTCATGTACTACCCACCT GAAATGCAGTATAAAGGACGAGAATTTTAG
- the LOC136222988 gene encoding polyadenylate-binding protein-interacting protein 3-like isoform X3 produces MSLQQAAQSKSYNNGFGRRRAEKDGGTRLDNKLQSGKPNLNRSGSSSAVVGGKVGVHESPARDRLIYLSACLIGQTVEVHLKNGSILSGIFHTTNIEKEFAISLEMARTIKDVSFRGQRTELSKAPTKFMIVPGKDIVQVLAKDVCVTADGIANEVQHEKQQEILIDSYISQTRNSEVERELAPWVPDEDDPQCPELENIFDGQWNRGWDQFETNATLFGVKSTFDEELYTTKLEKGPQMRELEKQALRIAKEIEGEDTKDLHLAEERGIHLDETFDIDEETRFSSVYRGIPVDDSGYDETEDIMLDSRNSETFGDAPMGDQVLSTSYVDETHCSQSSAIADFDRSGSYEQARQLASELPPKNLFTSDSKSRIQEKLYNEQEANEDIKGCVNEQTVEDAQLRTCEDIKKDGSDKGRLSPDATAYAPSSNVSLSSHEKTSSSAELSEGAPSGKGEVQSVNLRGRPGSSTSSASDCIGVPSVANGRGLSPSSSVGSLSSEKSTLNPHAKEFKLNPNAKSFTPIQTPVRPPSPVSDGSFYVPPNVPALPHLHGMQMGYGIGPSFTGHQPVIFNSQVASMQTQQAYFHPGGPQYGQQVLVSHPRQVMYYPPEMQYKGREF; encoded by the exons ATGAGTCTGCAACAGGCTGCGCAGTCCAAATCTTATAACAATGGATTTGGTCGCCGAAGAGCTGAAAAAGATGGAGGGACAAGATTGGACAATAAGCTGCAATCTGGAAAACCAAATCTGAACAGATCTGGCAGCTCCA GTGCAGTGGTTGGTGGCAAAGTGGGAGTTCATGAGAGTCCTGCACGCGATCGGTTGATATACTTATCAGCATGTCTCATTGGGCAGACCGTGGAAGTCCATCTAAAAAATGGATCCATACTCTCGGGCATATTTCACACAACAAATATTGAAAAGGAATTTG CAATTTCTCTGGAAATGGCTCGGACGATAAAGGATGTTTCTTTTCGTGGCCAGAGAACAGAACTTAGCAAGGCTCCTACAAAATTTATGATTGTTCCTGGCAAAGACATTGTTCAAGTGTTAGCAAAG GATGTGTGTGTTACTGCGGATGGGATTGCCAATGAAGTCCAACATGAAAAGCAGCAAGAGATTTTGATAGATTCATATATATCCCAAACCCGTAATTCTGAAGTGGAGAGAGAGCTAGCACCTTGGGTCCCTGATGAAGATGACCCACAATGCCCTGAATTAGAGAATATATTCGATGGGCAGTGGAATAG GGGTTGGGATCAATTTGAAACAAATGCAACATTATTTGGAGTTAAAAGCACCTTTGACGAGGAGCTTTACACTACGAAGCTGGAGAAGGGTCCTCaaatgagagagttagagaaGCAAGCTTTGAGAATAGCTAAAGAAATTGAGGGCGAGGACACAAAGGACCTTCATTTAGCAGAA GAAAGAGGAATCCACCTAGATGAAACTTTTGATATTGATGAAGAAACAAGATTCTCATCTGTTTACAGAGGTATACCGGTTGATGATAGTGGATATGACGAAACTGAGGACATAATGTTGGATTCACGCAATAGTGAAACCTTTGGAGATGCACCTATGGGAGATCAAGTTCTGTCAACTTCTTATGTG GATGAGACACACTGTTCTCAGTCAAGTGCAATTGCTGATTTTGATCGGTCAGGTTCTTATGAACAAGCTAGACAATTGGCATCTGAACTTCCTCCTAAAAATCTGTTCACTTCAGACAGCAAAAGCAG GATCCAAGAGAAACTTTATAATGAACAAGAAGCAAATGAAGACATCAAGGGATGTGTCAATGAGCAAACT GTTGAGGATGCTCAATTGCGAACTTGCGAGG ATATCAAGAAAGATGGCTCTGATAAAGGGAGACTATCTCCTGATGCGACGGCCTATGCTCCTTCATCCAATGTTTCATTAAGCAGTCATGAAAAGACTAGTTCTTCTGCTGAACTGTCAGAAGGTGCACCATCTGGCAAAGGAGAGGTGCAGTCTGTAAATTTACGTGGCCGCCCTGGCAGTTCGACTTCATCAGCTTCTGATTGTATAGGTGTGCCCTCAGTTGCCAATGGTCGCGGTTTATCACCAAGCTCGTCAGTGGGTTCATTATCTTCAGAGAAATCAACTTTGAACCCCCATGCTAAG GAATTCAAACTAAATCCCAACGCCAAGAGCTTCACACCTATTCAAACACCTGTTAGGCCACCATCTCCAGTCTCTGATGGTTCCTTCTATGTTCCACCTAATGTTCCTGCTTTACCGCATTTGCATGGAATGCAAATGGGATATGGG attggacCCTCATTTACTGGTCACCAGCCTGTTATATTTAATTCACAGGTTGCATCAATGCAAACTCAACAAGCATATTTTCATCCAGGTGGACCTCAG TATGGACAGCAGGTGCTCGTCAGCCACCCTAGGCAAGTCATGTACTACCCACCT GAAATGCAGTATAAAGGACGAGAATTTTAG